The Pseudomonas sp. MM223 genome segment GCCGGCGCGCTACCTCGCGCTGGCGCTGCTGGCCGTATGCTCGCTGGCCGCTGCCCGCGACCTTGACCAGGACGAAGCCCTGAAGCTGCGGCAGAAGGGCGTCATCCTGCCGCTCGAACAGTTGCTGGAAACCGCCCTGGGGCGTTACCCCGGGGCGCGTCTTTTGGAAGCCGAGCTGGAAGAAGACGACGATCGCTACGAATATGAAGTCGAACTGCTGACGGCTGAAGGTGTGGTGCGCGAGATCAAGCTCGATGCCAGCACCGGTGCCCTGCTCAAAGACGAGGAAGACGACTGAATGCGCCTGTTGCTTGTCGAGGACAATGTACCGCTGGCCGACGAGCTGACCGCTGGCCTGCAGCGCCAGGGCTATGCCGTGGACTGGCTGGCTGATGGCCGTGACGCGGTTTACCAGGGCCAGAGCGAACCCTACGACCTGATCATTCTTGACCTCGGGCTGCCGGGCTTGCCGGGCCTGGAGGTGCTGGCCCAGTGGCGCGCTGGCGGCCTGGCCACGCCGGTGCTGATCCTTACCGCCCGCGGTTCGTGGGCCGAGCGTATCGAAGGGCTCAAGGCTGGGGCTGATGATTACCTGAGCAAACCGTTCCACCCGGAAGAGTTGCAACTGCGTATCCAGTCGCTGCTGCGCCGTGCGCGCGGCCTGGCCAACCAGCCGACACTGGAAGCCGCCGGTTTGCACCTGGATGAAAGCCGCCAGTGCGTGAGCCGTGATGGCGTGAATATCCAGCTGACCGCCGCCGAGTTCCGCCTGCTGCGCTACTTCATGCTGCATCCGCAGCAGATCCTCTCCAAGAGCCACCTGGCCGAGCATCTTTACGACGGTGAAACCGAGCGCGATTCCAACGTGCTGGAAGTACACGTCAACCACCTGCGGCGCAAGCTGGGCCGCAGTGTCATCGAGACCCGGCGCGGGCAAGGCTACATTTACGCGGGGAGCGCCGCGTGAAGTCGATTCAGGCACGCCTGAGTCTGGGGCTGGTGGCGGTGCTGGTGGTGGTCGGCGTAGTGCTGGCGCAACTGACGTTATGGCTGTTCGAGGCTGGCCTGCAACGCTACCTGGAAAACGGCCTGCGCAAGGAAAGCGAGAACCTGCTGGTGGCCCTGGTGCGCGGGCCATCCGGCTTGCAGCTGGATGAGCGGCGCATCTCGGCGGCCTATCAGCGGCCGTTTTCCGGTTACTACTTTCGCATCGATTTCGACCAGGGCACATGGCGCTCACGTTCGCTGTGGGACCTGGATATGCCCAAGCCCGCCACGCCCGGACTGTCCGACAGCCACGAGCTAGGCCCGGAAGGGCAGCAGCTGCTGGCCTTGCGTGCCGACTATCGGCGCCTGGGCCAGGACATCTCCATCAGCGTGGCGCAGGACTATTCGCCAGTGCGCGAGGGCTTCAGGCGCATGCAGCAGATTGGCCTGGGCATGGGGTTGGTGGCGCTGATCCTGGTGCTGGTGCTACAGCGCATTACCGTGAAGCGCTCGTTACGGCCACTGGAGCGGGCACGCCAGCAGATCGCCCAGTTGCAGCAGGGCCAGCGTTCGCAGCTGGATGCCGAGGTGCCCAGCGAGCTGGCGCCATTGGTGGGGCAGATCAACCACTTGCTGAGCCACACCGAAGACAGCCTGCGCCGTTCGCGCAATGCCTTGGGCAACTTGGGGCACGCGCTGAAGACGCCATTGGCGGTACTGCTGAGCCTGGCCTCCAGCGAACGTCTGAAGGATTTGCCTGAAGTCCGTGCGCAGATGCGCGAGCAGTTGGAGCAGATTCAGCAACGGTTGGCGCGCGAGCTGAACCGTGCGCGGCTGGCAGGGGATGCGCTGCCGGGCGCGCAGTTTGACTGTGACGCCGAGTTGCCGGGGTTGCTCGGAACATTGGGCATGATCCATGGCGAGGGCCTGCTGTTGGCAAGTGATGTGCCGCCCGGGCTGTTATTGCCATGGGACCGTGAGGACTTCCTGGAGCTGCTGGGCAACCTGCTGGACAACGCCTGCAAGTGGGCTGACAGCGAGGTGCGGCTGGGTATTGCGCCGAGTGCCGAGGGCTATCAGGTGTGGGTCGATGACGATGGCCCTGGTATCCCCGAGAGCCAACGGCAGCAGGTGCTGGAGCGCGGCTCGCGGCTGGACGAGCAGGTGGACGGGCATGGCCTGGGGTTGGGCATCGTGCGCGATATCGTCGACGCATGGGATGGGCAACTGACCTTGCTGGAGAGCCCGCAGGGCGGGCTACGGGTAAGCATCGACCTGCCGCGCAAGGCTCTGTGATGTCGGGGCCGCTCTGCGGCCCATCGCGACACAAGGCCGCTCCCACAGGTGTACGCAATCCCCTGTGGGAGCGGCCTTGTGTCGCGAAAGGGCGCGCAGCGCCCCCGAGGCCCTATCAGTACTGCAAAAATATTGCAGTACAGGCGCAGTTTTTTGAATTAGCCCAAATTCCCCCCGCCCGGCAAAATCCTCCCCACGAAACCCTGCGGTTTCCATCTCTCCACGGACGGAGCCCCTTGTGGTATTGCACGCGCAATACGAGGCCCAGGCCAGCTCGGCTGGGCTTTCTTTTTAATCAGAAAACCAAAGACCCCGATTACCCAATGTCTGCCTCGCGTTCCGAAAGCCGCCTGCAGCGCTTGTTGCCGGCGCCCCTGAATATCCCTCCAAAAGAATGGTTGCGTGCCGGTATCGGTGCGTTGCTCGGTCTGTTCCTCGCCGGCTGGCTGACCAGCATGGCCTATGGGCCCGGCATCGCCTTGCACCTGCTGGGCCCGCTGGCGGCTTCGGCAGTGCTGGTATTTGCCGTGCATTCCGGCCCGTTGGCCCAACCTTGGCCGGTGCTGGGTAGCTACGCGCTGGCTGGCGCGGTCGGCCTGGCCATGCGCCAAGGCTTTGGCCCGGAACTGTGGGTGGCCGCTGCGGCCCTGGGCGTCTCGATCCTGGTGATGTGCCTGCTGCGCTGCCTGCACCCGCCGGGTGGCGGGGTGGCAGTCAGTGCAGTACTGGCCGACTCAGGCCTCACCGCCATGGGTGATCACCTGCTGGAACCCATCCTGCTCAACGCACTGATCCTGGTGAGCGTGGCGGTGCTCTACAACCGCCTGACCGGGGTGCGCTACCCGAAAGGTGTAGCGCCGCGCAAAGACTTGCACCACACCCATGACCCACTGCCCAGTGAGCGGGTCGGCATCCGTGGCGAGGACCTGGACCAGGCCCTGGAAGAGTTGGGTGAGTTCGTCGACGTCACCCGTGACGAGCTGGAGCGCATCATCCTGGCCACCGAGCAGCACGCCCTCCAGCGCAGCCTTGGCGGTATTACTGCGGCTTCGGTGATGTCGCGGGACGTGCAGTTCGCCACGCCCGAAACCACCCTCGAGCAGGCCTGGAAAATGCTGGCCAGCCACCACCTGAAAACCCTGCCGGTGTTGCAGCAGGGCAAGCTGGTGGGCATCGTCAGCCTTAGCGACCTGGTCGGCCCGGCCATGCAGCGTGGCCGCTTCAGCTGGCGCGGGCTGTTCGGCCGCAAGGCGGTGCGCATGGAGCAGGTGATGAGCCGGCGTGTGGTCAGTGTCGGCAGCCAGCATCCGCTGGAGCGCCTGTTGCCGCTTTTGTGCGAGCAGGGCCTGCATTGCCTGCCGGTGCTCGATGGCGACCAGCTGGTGGGGGTGATTACCCAGACCGACCTGATCGCCGGCCTCAAGCGCCAGTTGCTCAGCAAAGCCGAGGTTTCAGATAACCGGGTCCCAGCGTTGTGACCAGTCGCTGGCACCGGCGGCTACCAGCCGGCGCAGGATGGCGAAGGCCTGTTGCAGGGCTTCGCTGTCGCGTTTGCGTGGGTACACCAGGAAGGTGGGGTAGGTAAACTCCGGCGCCTGCGGCACCCGCTCGAACACGCCGCTGTCCAGGTAAGCCTGCACCACCCGCGTGCGGAAGTAGCCGCTACCGCCCTGGTCGAGGATGAACTGCAAGGCCAGTGGGCCCAGGTTGAAACTGAGCGCCGGGCGGGCGCAGTCGGGCAGGGCGGCATCGTGCTGGCGGCGGAAGGCTTCGCCCCAATCGATGTAGATGTAGGGTTCTGGCTGGTCGACCCGGCGCACGCGAATCAGCTTTTCTTCCATCAACTGTTCCACCTGCAGGCCCGGCCCGTAGGTCGGCTGGTACACCAGCGCAGCGTCCAGCAAACCCATCTCGACCTTGCGCAGCAATGACTCGCCGTCGCTCACTTCGCTGCGGATGGCATGGCTGGGCAGCTCGCGGTGCAGGGCACTGACCCAATCGAGCATCATCGGGTTGCCCAGGCTCACTTCTCCCCCCACATGCAGCACTTGCTGGCAGCCCTGGGGTAGCGGCAGGTCGCGCCGCGCCGCTTCCCAGGTTTGTACCAGCTGGTTGGCATAACTGACGAATGCCTCGCCATCGCTGGTCAGGCTGGCGCCGTTGCGGCTGCGCACAAACAGCTGGCAGCCCAGTTGCTGCTCCAGGCGCTGCACCCGGGCGGTAATTGCCGTCTGTGACACGAACAGGCGTTCGGCGGCGGCGACCAGGCTGCCGCAACGCACGATTTCCAGAAAGGTTCGGGCCTGTTCGATATCCATGGGCTGCTCGGTGGCTGAAGGGTGGCCTATTCTAGAGGCTTTGCACCGTTATGGGGCGTTTTTGCGCTGTCTGCAAATTTGCAGGTCGGTTGTGACTTTAGTCCCATGGCGGCGCGGGTGTAGCGGTCCATACTCAGGTTTCGCCCTTCAATAACAACAAGTACCGGGTTCCTTTCGATATGAGCTACCAGCACAGCTACGCCCATTCCATTTCCGACCCTGCCGCTTTCTGGGCGGAACAGGCTGCGCACCTGGCCTGGCACCGCAAGCCTGCCCTTACCCTGCAAGACAACGCCGACGGTACCCACCGCTGGTTCGCCGACGGTCGCCTTAACAGTTGCTACCTGGCCCTCGATCACCAGATCGAGCAAGGCCGTGGCGAGCAGGTGGCGTTGATCTACGACTCGCCAGTCACCGGTGTGCAGCAGGCCTACACCTACAACCAGTTGCGCGAAGAAGTGGCGCGCCTGGCCGGTTTGCTGCGCCAGCTAGGGGTGCAAAAGGGCGATGGGGTGATCATCTACATGCCCATGGTGCCGCAAGCGGCCATGGCCATGCTGGCCTGCGCGCGGATTGGTGCGGTGCATTCGGTGGTGTTCGGCGGCTTTGCCGCCAACGAGCTGGCCTTGCGCATCGATGACGCCCGGCCCACGTTGCTGCTGACGGCATCCTGCGGGCTGGAGTTTGACAAGGTGATTGCCTACAAGCCGCTGGTGGACCGCGCCCTGCAGCTGGCCCGGCACCAGCCGCGCAATGTGCTGGTGCTGCAACGGCCGCAGACGCAGGCGCAGCTGCAGCCAGGCCGCGACCTGGACTGGCAGGCAGCCTTGGCCGGCGCGCAGCCGGTGGCACCGGTCGAGCTGGATGCCGGCGACCCGCTGTACATCATGTACACCTCTGGCACCACCGGCAAACCCAAGGGCATCGTCCGGGAAAACGGCGGCAATGCCGTGGCGCTGTGCTATGCCATGCGCCATATCTACGGCATGCAGGCCGGTGACGTGTGGTGGGGCATTTCCGATGTGGGGTGGGTGGTTGGCCATTCGCTGATTGTCTATGGGCCGTTGATGAGCGGCTGCACCACGGTGTTCTACGAAGGCAAGCCGATCCGCACCCCGGACGCCTCGGCCTATTGGCGGGTGGTGGAGCAATACAAGGTCAATGCGCTGTTCTGTGCGCCCACCGCCATGCGTGCCATCCGCAAGGAAGACCCGGAGGGCGAGTGGGTCCGCAAGCACGACCTCAGTTCGTTGCGCCAGCTGTTCCTGGCCGGGGAGAAGCTCGATTCCAGCACCCATCAATGGCTGGAGCGGGTCAGTGGCAAGCCGGTGCACGACCACTGGTGGCAAACCGAGACCGGCTGGCCAGTCACTGCGCCCTGTGTGGGGCTGGAAGGCAGCGCGGCAAAGCCGGGCTCAAGCAACCGGGCGGTGCCGGGCTACCACGTGCGCGTGGTGGATGATGAGGGCCACTTGCTGGGCCCCAACCACCAGGGCTCGATCGTGATTGCCTTGCCATTGCCGCCCGGGTGCAGCCAGACCCTGTGGGGCGATCACGAGCGTTACTTGCAGGCATACCTGCGTACCTACCCGGGGTATTACCACACGGGCGACGGCGGCTTTCTGGACGATGACGGTTTTGTCTACATCATGGGGCGCACGGATGACGTGATCAACGTGTCTGGCCACCGGCTGTCCACCGGCGAAATGGAGGACCTGGTGGCCTGCCACCCAGCGGTGGCCGAGTGTGCGGTGATTGGCGTGCACGATGAGATCAAGGGGCAAGTGCCGTTGGCGCTGGTTGTACTCAAGGACGGCGAGGGCATTGCCGAGGCGCAGTTGCTGGTAGACCTGGTAGGCAGCGTGCGCGAGGCGATTGGCCCGCTGGCCTGCTTCAACCGGGTTCGGCTGGTGAAGCGGCTGCCCAAGACCCGCTCGGGGAAAATCCTGCGTGCGGTGCTGCGCAAGATTGCCGACGGTCAGGACTATGTACCGCCTTCGACCCTCGATGACCCGGCGGTGCTGGGGGAGATTGAGGCGGTGCTGGCGGATTTGCCCAGGGCCGGTTGATGTTTTGACCTTCAGGGCCTCATCGCCGGCAAGCCAGCTCCCACAGGTTCATCACAGGCCCTGAAACCTGCGTGCTACCTGTGGGAGCTGGCTTGCCGGCGATAAGGCCGGTGCGGGCAATGCAGTTCTAGGGTGCTACCTGGTGCAGTTGCCCCAGCCGGCTGCGGGTGCGCATCAGGTCGGCAAGCGGGCCGCCCAGGCTCTGTTCCAGCGGCCGTTTGCCAATCACCGTCACCTGTCGGTCCTGGTCATACAACACATCCACCAGGTTGACGAAGCGCTGCTGCGCCGCCAGCGAACACTCCGCCAGGTCATCCAGCCCATCGATGATCCACTCATCGTACTGCTGCGCCAGTACCAGGTAGTCGATCACCGCCGTGGCCTTTTCGCACAAGTCGTCAAAGCCAAGCACCACCCGCCGGCCATCGATGGCCAGCGCACGCAGCGGGCGTTTGTTCACTTCAAGCATCACTGGCCGCTCGTCCGGCACGCTCAGCGCCTGGCGCTGCGCTGCCGTCCCCGGCCATACATAGTGGCCTTGGGTAAACCGCTGGTGCTCGCGGTTGGTCGGCAAGCTGCGAAAGTCGGTGTCGCCCCCCACTTCCAGCACCTGCATGCGCCCGTTGATCAGGCGGATCACGGGCAGGAAGCGCTCGTGGTACAGCGGGTTGGGCAACAGCCCTTCGGGCGCATAGTTGGAGGTCACCAGCAGGAACACGCCGCGTGCGAACAGCGCGTTGAACAGGCGGGTGAGCAGCATGGCATCCCCGATGTCATGCACGTGGAATTCGTCGAAGCACAATACCTGGCAACCCCCCACCAGCTCGTCGAGGGTTGCGCCCAGCGCATCGTCCAGCGCCCGGTGGTGGTGCATGCCCTGGTGCAGGCGGGCAAAGAAGTCATGAAAGTGCAGCCGGCGCTTGGCCTCGACCGGCACCGCCTGGAAGAAGCCGTCCAGCAGCCAGCTCTTGCCGCGGCCCACCGAACCGTACAGGTACAGGCTTTGCGGCTGCCCCTGTTCGAGCTGTGCCAGTTGTTCGGCCATGCAGTGGATCACCCGTCGCTGGCCGTCACTCAGCTGGTAACCCCGGCTTCGGGCTTTGTCCTCGAACCAAGCGAGCAGTTCGCTCTGGTTGGCGGCGGCGCCGCGCAGGCGCTGGCCAAGCTGGCGCAGTGGGGCAGGGATCCAGGCAGACAAAAGCAACGCTCCTTGGGCGATGGCGGGGCAGCGTGCAGCTTGCCCGAGGGCGGCCATTTTGACCAATACAGAAAGTGACCGGCAATGATCACTTCATGCGATAGGTCTGGCTACACACCCGTTTTGTCTAGGCCTTGTGCTCCAGCTGGCGTTCGATCATGTATTTCACCGCCAGCCGGCGCTCCTTCAGGTGGCGCAGGTCGTCATCGACAAAATTGCCCGCCGATATCGACTCGGCGGCCAGCACCTGGTTGTCGATGTCCATGTACTCGTCCAGCAGCCGGTCCAGTGCCTTGTCCTGCTGGCGGCGCTGCTGGACGATTTCACGCGGGTAATGCAGGTCCTGGTAGAGGTCGTGGGAGACAGGCATGAGGTCCTCCTTGGTCAATGCAAATGGCTCAATAGATTGGAAGGGAGGAATGCGATTGTGTTGAAGCGAAGCGGGGGGAAAGCGACGGATGGTTGCTGTACACACTGCCGAAATGACTAACTCGCTGTTTTTTAGCAATTTTTTTTCATCAGGGGGTTCACAGACCGAAAGTTTGTTGTTAAAGTGCCGCGCATTCCAAGACAACAACCCAGTTGTCACTCAGTTGGAATTGTCAGAGCAGCGAATGCTGCATCCGATACAGGGGCGTCGCCAAGCGGTAAGGCAGCAGGTTTTGATCCTGCCATGCGTTGGTTCGAATCCAGCCGCCCCTGCCATTTTCCAGTTTCAAACGTATTCAACCCAGTGCTTAATAGCCCTGAGTTTTGTCGTTTCCGTGATTTCTATTCCTCACGCGATCTCTTGTAGGAGCGGCCTTGTGTCGCGATCGGGCTGCGCAGCAGCCCCAAGATTGCAGAGACAGCACAGATTGCCGGGGCCGCTTCGCAGCCCGATCGCGACACAAGGCCGCTCCTACAAGGGTTTGTGCTTTCCTGAATTACCCGGCAATGCCCAGCATCTCGTTCAGCACCCTGGCCAGCTCGTCGGCCTGCACCGGCTTCTGGATCACCACGCTGCCCGGCAACTCCAGCCCCTGCAATTCTGCATAGCCAGTCAGGAACACCACCGGCAGGTGCGTATACCGTTCACGTGCCGCCAGCGCCAGTTGCGCGCCGTTGAACTCGGGCATGGCGAAATCGGTAAGCAGCAGGTCGATCTCGTCGTCCAGTAACGCCAATGCCTGCTCGCCGCTGTGCGCCTGGCGCACCTGGTAGCCATACTGGCGCAGCACATCGCCAAGCATGTCACGCACCAGATGGTCATCATCCACCAGCAACACGGTGCGGTTGCGGCCGCTTTCGCTGACCGACTGGCTGAGCGTCGGGATCACCGGCTCGCTCACGGCCTGGTCCTTTACTGCAGGCAGGTACACCGCCACCTGCGTGCCATGGCCCGGGGTTGTGTCGATGCGCACACCACCGCCGGATTGCTTGGCGAAGCCAAACACCTGGGCCAGGCCCAGTCCCGAGCCCTTGCCGATGTCCTTGGTGGTAAAGAACGGCTCGAACACCTTGGCCAGCACGTCTTCGCTCATGCCGCAGCCGGTATCGCGGATGCTCAGCATCACGTACTCGCCCGGTTCCGGGTCTTCCGGGCGTTGTGCGCGGTTATCGATGCGGGTATTGCGGGTGGTCAGGGTCAGCTGGCCGCCATCGGGCATGGCATCGCGGGCATTGATCGCCAGGTTGAGGATGATCATCTCGGTCTGGGTGGGGTCGGTGAGTGCCTGCCACAAGGCCGGGTCCAGGTCCAGGCGCACCGAGACGTTGCCACCCAGGGTGCGGCGCAACAGTTCTTCCAGGCCCGCCAGGGTCTGGTTGAGGTTAAGCGCTACCGGCTCCAGGCGCTGGCGACGTGAAAAGGCCAGCAACTGCGATGTCAGCTTGGCGCCACGCTCGCCCGCTTCGCGGATGTGCGTAAGGCGCGTGCGGGCCTTGTCCAGATCGGCCTTGGCCAGGTCGCGTTCAAGGAAGCTGGCGCCGGTGAGGATCACCGTCAGGAGGTTGTTGAAGTCGTGGGCCACGCCAGCGGTCAACTGACCGACAGCTTCAAGCCGCTGCATCTGCTGCAGCGCGGCTTCGATGCGCTCGCGTTCGTTGATCTGTTCGCGCAGGCGGGTATTGGCTTCTGCCAGGCCCAGTGCGGCTTCACGCTCGCTGGTGATGTCGCGTGCCACCACGTACAGCAGGGTGTCTTCCGGCACCACCACCCACGACAACCAGCGCTGTTGGCCGCCGGCATGCAGGATGCGGCCTACGAAACGGGCGCTGGTACGGCCATGGGCGAGGGCGGCCAGTTCGGTCAGCAGCAATTCCTGGTCGGGCTCGGGCAGCAGGTGCAGCAACGACGATTGGCTCAGGCGCTCGCGGGAGAAGCCCAGGCTGGCTTCCCAGGCGGGGTTGAGTGCGACGGGGGTCAGGTCTTTGTTCAGCACGGCCAGCAGGTCCTGCGACAGCTCCCAGGCACGGTCGCGCTCGCGGGTGCGGCGCTCAACCCGTTCACCCAGCATCTCGTTGAGCTGACGCAGCGCCTGGGTGGCCAGGCGTTGCGTGTGGATGTCCTGCAGCACGCCCGAAAAGCG includes the following:
- the qseB_1 gene encoding Transcriptional regulatory protein QseB (*Name qseB_1): MRLLLVEDNVPLADELTAGLQRQGYAVDWLADGRDAVYQGQSEPYDLIILDLGLPGLPGLEVLAQWRAGGLATPVLILTARGSWAERIEGLKAGADDYLSKPFHPEELQLRIQSLLRRARGLANQPTLEAAGLHLDESRQCVSRDGVNIQLTAAEFRLLRYFMLHPQQILSKSHLAEHLYDGETERDSNVLEVHVNHLRRKLGRSVIETRRGQGYIYAGSAA
- the sasA_4 gene encoding Adaptive-response sensory-kinase SasA (*Name sasA_4) — encoded protein: MKSIQARLSLGLVAVLVVVGVVLAQLTLWLFEAGLQRYLENGLRKESENLLVALVRGPSGLQLDERRISAAYQRPFSGYYFRIDFDQGTWRSRSLWDLDMPKPATPGLSDSHELGPEGQQLLALRADYRRLGQDISISVAQDYSPVREGFRRMQQIGLGMGLVALILVLVLQRITVKRSLRPLERARQQIAQLQQGQRSQLDAEVPSELAPLVGQINHLLSHTEDSLRRSRNALGNLGHALKTPLAVLLSLASSERLKDLPEVRAQMREQLEQIQQRLARELNRARLAGDALPGAQFDCDAELPGLLGTLGMIHGEGLLLASDVPPGLLLPWDREDFLELLGNLLDNACKWADSEVRLGIAPSAEGYQVWVDDDGPGIPESQRQQVLERGSRLDEQVDGHGLGLGIVRDIVDAWDGQLTLLESPQGGLRVSIDLPRKAL
- the hdfR_2 gene encoding HTH-type transcriptional regulator HdfR (*Name hdfR_2); the protein is MDIEQARTFLEIVRCGSLVAAAERLFVSQTAITARVQRLEQQLGCQLFVRSRNGASLTSDGEAFVSYANQLVQTWEAARRDLPLPQGCQQVLHVGGEVSLGNPMMLDWVSALHRELPSHAIRSEVSDGESLLRKVEMGLLDAALVYQPTYGPGLQVEQLMEEKLIRVRRVDQPEPYIYIDWGEAFRRQHDAALPDCARPALSFNLGPLALQFILDQGGSGYFRTRVVQAYLDSGVFERVPQAPEFTYPTFLVYPRKRDSEALQQAFAILRRLVAAGASDWSQRWDPVI
- the acsA_2 gene encoding Acetyl-coenzyme A synthetase (*Name acsA_2), yielding MSYQHSYAHSISDPAAFWAEQAAHLAWHRKPALTLQDNADGTHRWFADGRLNSCYLALDHQIEQGRGEQVALIYDSPVTGVQQAYTYNQLREEVARLAGLLRQLGVQKGDGVIIYMPMVPQAAMAMLACARIGAVHSVVFGGFAANELALRIDDARPTLLLTASCGLEFDKVIAYKPLVDRALQLARHQPRNVLVLQRPQTQAQLQPGRDLDWQAALAGAQPVAPVELDAGDPLYIMYTSGTTGKPKGIVRENGGNAVALCYAMRHIYGMQAGDVWWGISDVGWVVGHSLIVYGPLMSGCTTVFYEGKPIRTPDASAYWRVVEQYKVNALFCAPTAMRAIRKEDPEGEWVRKHDLSSLRQLFLAGEKLDSSTHQWLERVSGKPVHDHWWQTETGWPVTAPCVGLEGSAAKPGSSNRAVPGYHVRVVDDEGHLLGPNHQGSIVIALPLPPGCSQTLWGDHERYLQAYLRTYPGYYHTGDGGFLDDDGFVYIMGRTDDVINVSGHRLSTGEMEDLVACHPAVAECAVIGVHDEIKGQVPLALVVLKDGEGIAEAQLLVDLVGSVREAIGPLACFNRVRLVKRLPKTRSGKILRAVLRKIADGQDYVPPSTLDDPAVLGEIEAVLADLPRAG
- the zapE_2 gene encoding Cell division protein ZapE (*Name zapE_2); protein product: MSAWIPAPLRQLGQRLRGAAANQSELLAWFEDKARSRGYQLSDGQRRVIHCMAEQLAQLEQGQPQSLYLYGSVGRGKSWLLDGFFQAVPVEAKRRLHFHDFFARLHQGMHHHRALDDALGATLDELVGGCQVLCFDEFHVHDIGDAMLLTRLFNALFARGVFLLVTSNYAPEGLLPNPLYHERFLPVIRLINGRMQVLEVGGDTDFRSLPTNREHQRFTQGHYVWPGTAAQRQALSVPDERPVMLEVNKRPLRALAIDGRRVVLGFDDLCEKATAVIDYLVLAQQYDEWIIDGLDDLAECSLAAQQRFVNLVDVLYDQDRQVTVIGKRPLEQSLGGPLADLMRTRSRLGQLHQVAP
- the rcsC_3 gene encoding Sensor histidine kinase RcsC (*Name rcsC_3); amino-acid sequence: MDAELTLMRLERSGLHVQSQLVFDHMGVEHALREAHYDLILCDCVLPGSSGTEVLAIAQRLAPDTPFIFLSGIYGEEHAVEMIRLGATDYVLKKNLPLLPKAVRRALTEVQERQRRRRAEEALIDVEARARIAIDAAGMGTWDLRPQEGLLLWDDRCKTLFGLPTSTEMSLDVFYAGIYPDDLPLVREAVEHAMRPESGGHYRVEFRIALPNGLEPRWLLSSGQSQFVDDQCVRFSGVLQDIHTQRLATQALRQLNEMLGERVERRTRERDRAWELSQDLLAVLNKDLTPVALNPAWEASLGFSRERLSQSSLLHLLPEPDQELLLTELAALAHGRTSARFVGRILHAGGQQRWLSWVVVPEDTLLYVVARDITSEREAALGLAEANTRLREQINERERIEAALQQMQRLEAVGQLTAGVAHDFNNLLTVILTGASFLERDLAKADLDKARTRLTHIREAGERGAKLTSQLLAFSRRQRLEPVALNLNQTLAGLEELLRRTLGGNVSVRLDLDPALWQALTDPTQTEMIILNLAINARDAMPDGGQLTLTTRNTRIDNRAQRPEDPEPGEYVMLSIRDTGCGMSEDVLAKVFEPFFTTKDIGKGSGLGLAQVFGFAKQSGGGVRIDTTPGHGTQVAVYLPAVKDQAVSEPVIPTLSQSVSESGRNRTVLLVDDDHLVRDMLGDVLRQYGYQVRQAHSGEQALALLDDEIDLLLTDFAMPEFNGAQLALAARERYTHLPVVFLTGYAELQGLELPGSVVIQKPVQADELARVLNEMLGIAG